A single Drechmeria coniospora strain ARSEF 6962 chromosome 03, whole genome shotgun sequence DNA region contains:
- a CDS encoding aldo-keto reductase — protein sequence MAQTLSVGAQASRLARDLPLAGSSSVIPKLVYGTAWKKERTADLVYAALKAGFRALDTAAQPKHYDERGAGEGVRRAVAQGIVDRAQLFVQTKFTSPAGQNETTPYDLDASLVDKVHQSVRSSLAHFTLDGEDPYLDCLVLHSPMETMEETVTVWRTLESYTPHKIRNLGLSNTTLAILQQLHGTVARKPAVVQNRFYDGTGYEVPLRSFCRDENIVFQSFWTIGANPSLARSEPVRQVAAKAAVEAVAAYYSLVLGLGGVTILDGTTDEVHMKDDLDGVRTVASWAEADGVADWEAALKKFKSIVGDACV from the exons ATGGCGCAAACGCTCTCCGTCGGTGCGCAGGCCTCGAGGCTTGCGAGAGATCTCCCCCTCGCCGGAAGCTCGTCCGTCATTCCCAAGCTTGTCTACGGCACGGCGTGGAAGAAGGAGAGGACGGCAGACCTGGTGTACGCGGCCCTCAAGGCCGGCTTCCGCGCCCTCGACACGGCCGCTCAGCCAAAGCACTACGACGAGCgtggtgccggcgagggcgtccgCCGCGCCGTTGCCCAAGGCATCGTCGACCGGGCGCAGCTCTTT GTCCAAACCAAGTTCACCTCGCCCGCCGGCCAGAACGAGACGACGCCGTACGACTTGGACGCGTCGCTGGTGGACAAGGTTCATCAGTCGGTCCGCTCGTCCCTCGCCCACTTTACCTTGGACGGCGAAGACCCCTACCTCGACTGCCTCGTCCTGCACTCGCCCATGGAGACCATGGAGGAGACGGTGACGGTCTGGCGGACGCTCGAGTCCTACACGCCCCACAAGATTCGCAACTTGGGCCTGTCGAACACGACGCTCGCCATTCTCCAGCAGCTTCACGGCACCGTGGCGCGGAAgcctgccgtcgtccagAACAGGTTCTACGACGGCACCGGCTACGAGGTGCCGCTGCGGTCTTTTTGCCGCGACGAGAACATCGTCTTCCAGTCCTTCTGGACCATCGGCGCGAACCCGTCACTCGCCCGGAGCGAGCCAGTCCGGCAGGTGgccgccaaggccgccgtcgaagccgtcgccgcctactactcgctcgtcctcggcctcggcggcgtcacgatcctcgacggcacgacCGACGAGGTGCACATGAaagacgacctcgacggcgtgcgAACCGTTGCCTCgtgggccgaggccgacggcgtcgccgactgGGAGGCGGCGTTGAAAAAATTCAAGTCAATTGTTGGCGACGCCTGCGTCTGA
- a CDS encoding NADP:D-xylose dehydrogenase, with amino-acid sequence MASGTGAGTGTPHTVRWGIMATGLIAEVFCRDLLTDPLSRNVHDVRHTIVAVSSSTSVDKAASFIEKIDGPASAKLYGSYADLVADADVDIVYVATPHSHHFQNAMLALEAGKNVLCEKALTVTAAQARKLVETAEARNLFLMEAVWTRFFPLSIKIRELIASGEIGTVYRTMADLSFNENNEADDGTVTFADEHRMVNKDLAGGALLDLGVYPLTWVFQTLYHLQPEEEKEPPTVVAAVNRYRTGADETTTVLCQFPRHRSMGVATTSVLVGTDPGGNAAAPAIRIQASKGEIQVAHPAFQPTEFRVIKKGGGVDVVACPIPKDPKRNWGHGMFWEADECARCLRDGRKQSDSMPWAESIVIMETMESALDQGGVVYPDHITTDVYDAKSPLNTGRREGAAAV; translated from the exons ATGGCTTCCGGCACAGGGGCAGGCACAGGGACGCCGCACACAGTGCGATGGGGCATCATGGCCACCGGCTTGATCGCCGAAG TCTTTTGCCGAGATCTCCTCACCGATCCGCTCTCGCGAAATGTCCATGACGTCCGCCacaccatcgtcgccgtctcgtcctcgacctcggtcgACAAGGCGGCGAGCTTCATCGAGAAGATTGACGGtcccgcctcggccaagcTCTACGGGTCCTACGCCGACCtcgtggccgacgccgacgtcgacatcgtcTACGTCGCCACCCCCCACAGCCACCACTTTCAGAACGCGatgctcgccctcgaggcgGGCAAGAACGTGCTCTGCGAAAAGGCCCTCACCGTGACGGCCGCCCAGGCGAGgaagctcgtcgagacggccgaggcgcgcaACCTCTTCCTCATGGAGGCCGTCTGGACCCGCTTCTTCCCTCTCAGCATCAAGATTCGGGAGCTCATCGCCTCGGGCGAGATCGGCACCGTCTACCGAACCATGG CCGACCTGTCGTTTAACGAAAAcaacgaggccgacgacggcaccgtcacctTTGCCGACGAGCATCGCATGGTCAACAAAGACCTCGCCGGGGgtgccctcctcgacctcggcgtctACCCCCTCACCTGGGTCTTCCAGACGCTCTATCACCTTCagcccgaggaggagaaggagccgccgacggtcgtggccgccgtcaacCGGTACAggacgggcgccgacgagacgacgaccgtCCTCTGCCAGTTCCCCCGCCACCGGAGCATGGGCGTcgcgacgacgtcggtgctcgtcggcaccgaccCCGGCGGGAACGCGGCCGCGCCCGCCATCCGCATCCAGGCTTCCAAGGGCGAGATCCAGGTCGCCCACCCGGCCTTTCAGCCCACCGAGTTCCGCGTCATCAAgaagggcggcggcgtcgacgtcgtcgcctgccCGATCCCCAAGGATCCCAAGCGAAACTGGGGGCACGGCATGTTCTGggaggccgacgagtgcGCGCGCTGCTTGCGGGACGGGAGGAAGCAGAGCGATTCGATGCCGTGGGCCGAGAGCATCGTCATCATGGAGACGATGGAGTCGGCGCTGGATCAGGGAGGCGTCGTCTACCCGGACCACATCACCACCGACGTCTACGACGCCAAGAGCCCGCTCAACACGGGCCGCCGGGAgggtgctgccgccgtgtGA
- a CDS encoding tRNA -methyltransferase TRM9 has translation MADANEAAEATTPGPPPPRPAPASYEDTHVHEVYEAIAPHFSATRHKPWPLVAKFLLDQRPGSVGLDVGCGNGKYLAVNPSVHVLGCDRSASLVRLARAERHADVLVADGLCLPYRRAAVDFAISIAVIHHLSTPQRRRDAIAHLLGCLRPEPDARALIFVWALEQGESRRGWDESSEQDTLVPWVMRTKGAPDATYQRYYHLYRKGELEADVEAVGGTVWESGYEKDNWWAICSR, from the coding sequence ATGGCAGACGCgaacgaggccgccgaggcgacgacgccgggcccgccgcctccgaggccggcgccggcctcgtacGAGGACACGCATGTGCATGAAGTCTACGAGGCCATCGCACCTCACTTCTCCGCCACCCGCCACAAGCCTTGGCCGCTCGTCGCCAAGTTCCTCCTCGACCAGAGgcccggcagcgtcggcctcgacgtcggctgcGGCAACGGCAAGTACCTCGCCGTCAACCCCTCCGTCCACGTCCTCGGCTGCGACCGCAGCGCCTCCCTCGTCCGGCTCGCACGCGCCGAGCGCcacgccgacgtcctcgtcgccgacggcctctgCCTGCCCTACCgccgagccgccgtcgacttcgccatcagcatcgccgtcatccaCCACCTCTCCACCCCTCAGCGCCGCCGGGACGCCATCGCCCACCTCCTCGGCTGCCTCCGGCCCGAGCCCGACGCCCGCGCCCTCATCTTCGTCTGGGCCCTCGAGCAGGGCGAGAGCCGCCGGGGTTGGGACGAGTCCTCGGAGCAGGATACCCTCGTGCCCTGGGTCATGCGAACCAAGGGTGCGCCCGACGCCACCTACCAGCGGTACTACCACCTGTACCGGaagggcgagctcgaggccgacgtcgaggccgtcggcgggacCGTGTGGGAGAGCGGCTACGAAAAGGACAACTGGTGGGCCATCTGTAGCAGATAG
- a CDS encoding Homeodomain-related protein, with amino-acid sequence MPYHVPEGTTLHCIVLREALRNTGGLVVRMHALASTLIALILQQRTCRYGYKHDASSGLLANAVRAILPPTSMTLTCHALDDLQARSPVVRNRPPRFALSPLSSTRLPTADEMRRCPPNPSEPSLSGLASFLLPWHPCPGSTRSRPSSLRQLASQASKPPADVPVPRPRPRTVVSSLRRDTTPVLSCPASSVGAPYISLDVFSRRQANACVLLHCVVWETQPVSPITNRRSQGRALHPVAELAQLKSQTVLCLPRAEPSFNSHGVGLLASLSAPVHGRFASARGAGNALRLDIGSALKSSDANEPSIHPRHHRTPVPHSPAASPAYGQMTAQVAQPVAAGPMSNVRRNMPAPEQPVKKQSKWSPEEDALIIELRGSGMKWEDVSKRLPGRSAISCRLHYQNYLERRSEWDEERKNKLARLYERFKSEMWAKVAEELAVPWRAAEAMHWQLGEADMARRAGVVPFSLASVNVESGQRSAASRPSHFQHQESVARHLTPPSPRSIYGRSQQSSLPMMPAGQMARAEARPPPPPPATAPAMAPSMASDHGEFYYTAGPGLAPIQTQGQPRNPGPLPSLAELTTGVSPYGAPADRPHLGPAGLAPKHGSMLPVAPGYQTGEPTRTKRRASVELPPRENNQRRRLV; translated from the exons ATGCCATACCATGTACCTGAGGGTACTACGCTGCATTGCATCGTCCTCCGCGAAGcgctccgtaa TACGGGGGGCCTTGTGgtgcgcatgcatgcacttgcgTCCACGTTGATTGCGCTCATACTGCAGCAGCGCACTTGTCGGTAcgggtacaagcacgatgcCTCGTCCGGCCTGCTCGCAAACGCAGTCCGTGCAATCCTTCCGCCCACCAGCATGACCTTGACATGCCATGCCTTGGATGATTTGCAGGCTCGCAGCCCTGTCGTCCGCAACCGCCCCCCACGGTTCGCACTCTCTCCCCTCTCGTCGACCCGCCTCCCAACGGCGGATGAAATGCGTCGATGCCCGCCCAACCCATCCGAACCCAGTTTATCGGGCCTTGCGTCCTTTCTTTTGCCTTGGCATCCCTGTCCGGGCTCGACTCGATCCCGTCCGTCCTCGCTCCGCCAGCTGGCCAGCCAAGCCAGCAAGCCTCCTGCAGACGTCCCcgttcctcgtcctcgtcctcgtacggTCGTCTCGTCCCTGCGCCGCGACACCACCCCTGTCCTGTCCTGTCCTGCCAGCTCCGTTGGTGCCCCATATATCTCTCTTGACGTTTTCTCTCGCCGCCAGG CCAACGCCTGTGTCTTGCTACACTGCGTCGTTTGGGAAACCCAACCCGTCTCTCCAATCACGAACCGAAGGAGCCAAGGCCGAGCCTTGCACCCAGTCGCGGAGCTGGCCCAACTCAAGAGCCAGACGGTTCTCTGCCTCCCGAGGGCAGAGCCATCGTTCAACAGCCACGGGGTTGGTCTGCTAGCCAGCCTCTCCGCCCCCGTTCACGGACGGTTCGCATCCGCTCGAGGAGCCGGCAACGCCCTCCGCCTGGACATCGGCTCCGCCCTCAAGTCCTCGGACGCAAATGAGCCGTCGATCCATCCCCGCCACCATCGCACCCCCGTACCGCACTCGCCAGCCGCCTCCCCAGCGTACGGACAGATGACCGCTCAGGTCGCCCAACCCGTCGCGGCTGGCCCCATGTCCAACGTAAGGCGCAACATGCCCGCGCCGGAGCAGCCCGTCAAGAAGCAGAGCAAGTGGTcgcccgaggaggacgcgCTCATCATCGAGCTCAGGGGGAGTGGCATGAAATGGGAGGACGTTTCCAAGCGTCTGCCCGGCCGGAGCGCCATCAGCTGCCGGCTCCATTACCAGAACTACCTCGAAAGACGAAGCGAGTGGGACGAGGAGCGGAAGAACAAGCTTGCGAGACTATATGAAAG ATTCAAGTCGGAAATGTGGGCCAAGGTGGCCGAAGAACTGGCCGTGCCTTGGcgggccgccgaggcgatgCATTGGCAGCTCGGCGAAGCCGACATggctcgacgagccggcgtcgTGCCGTTCTCGCTCGCATCCGTGAACGTCGAGAGCGGACAGCGGAGCGCGGCATCGCGGCCGAGCCACTTCCAGCACCAAGAGAGCGTCGCCCGACACCTGACGCCACCCTCGCCTCGATCCATCTACGGCCGAAGCCAGCAGTCGTCGTTGCCCATGATGCCCGCCGGTCAAATGGCTCgcgccgaggcgaggcctcccccaccgccgcccgcgacggcaccggccatggcgccctCGATGGCGTCGGATCACGGAGAGTTTTACTACACGGCGGGACCGGGTCTTGCGCCGATCCAGACCCAAGGACAGCCTCGCAACCCGGGCCCGCTGCCGAGCCTCGCCGAGTTGACGACGGGCGTCAGCCCCTACGGCGCACCCGCCGACAGACCGCACCTGGGCCCGGCAGGCTTGGCCCCGAAGCACGGGTCGATGCTGCCCGTCGCGCCCGGCTACCAGACGGGCGAGCCGACGAGAACAAAACGACGAGCCAGTGTGGAACTGCCTCCGCGCGAGAACaaccaacgacgacggctcgttTAG